One genomic window of Mycosarcoma maydis chromosome 20, whole genome shotgun sequence includes the following:
- a CDS encoding putative glutamine amidotransferase subunit DUG3 (related to DUG3 - probable glutamine amidotransferase): MCRLLVFKGADPIQLCHLVTRPAHSIINQAFDSRLRLDATRAVNGDGFGVGWYDSKQDPELGNAPCIFTSVTPAWNNQNLQRIAEKIKSPLVFAHVRASTAGALSETNCHPWRYGRLMWMHNGQISEFSKIKRKVLASLPEPLFLFPQGHTDSEFAFAVFLSHLGDPLQTEPFCYKELRDAMLATINDFNTWAREAGIREPSLMNFCVTDGQSIICTRYVSSKHDQAASLYFSSGTSFYEHSPGTYRMVKTDKREKIIVVASEPLTFEKADWMEIPTNTLVCITPKMNVLQLPIVDEYALGKGDHTIRSPTFAIKTGYPPSVSGATAAIKGGGADADVASDDLRMSITSLRSPSRGPTLVR, encoded by the exons ATGTGTCGACTACTTG TTTTCAAGGGCGCCGACCCGATTCAGCTTTGCCATCTCGTTACACGCCCCGCCCACTCGATCATCAACCAAGCTTTTGACTCTCGGCTGCGTCTCGATGCCACGCGCGCTGTCAACGGCGACGGCTTCGGCGTGGGCTGGTACGACTCCAAACAAGATCCAGAGCTGGGCAATGCTCCCTGCATCTTCACCTCGGTCACTCCAGCATGGAATAATCAAAACCTTCAGCGCATCGCCGAAAAGATCAAATCGCccctcgtcttcgctcaTGTTCGCGCCTCTACTGCCGGTGCACTGTCCGAGACCAACTGCCATCCATGGCGATACGGACGACTCATGTGGATGCACAACGGTCAGATCTCGGAATTCTCCAAGATCAAACGCAAGGttctcgcctcgcttcCCGAGCcactcttcctcttcccGCAGGGACACACGGACTCAGAATTCGCATTCGCCGTCTTCCTCAGTCATCTCGGCGACCCTCTTCAAACAGAGCCCTTTTGCTACAAAGAGCTGCGAGATGCGATGCTGGCCACGATCAACGACTTTAACACTTGGGCGCGCGAGGCAGGTATCCGAGAACCCAGCCTGATGAACTTTTGCGTCACCGACGGCCAATCGATCATTTGCACCCGATACGTctcaagcaagcacgaccaagcagcttcGCTCTACTTTTCCTCGGGCACAAGCTTTTACGAGCACTCGCCCGGAACCTACAGGATGGTCAAGACGGACAAAAGGGAGAAAATCATTGTAGTAGCGAGCGAGCCCTTGACGTTTGAAAAGGCCGATTGGATGGAAATCCCAACCAACACGCTGGTCTGCATCACACCAAAGATGAACGTCCTGCAATTGCCCATCGTGGATGAGTATGCCTTGGGCAAGGGCGATCACACGATCCGAAGCCCCACGTTTGCAATCAAGACCGGTTATCCGCCGAGTGTGTCTGGTGCGACTGCAGCGATTAAGGGTGGTGGAGCAGATGCGGACGTTGCATCAGATGATTTACGCATGTCAATAACAAGCTTGAGGTCGCCTTCGAGAGGTCCCACGCTTGTTCGCTGA
- a CDS encoding uncharacterized protein (related to PCL5 - cyclin) — protein MQPFPSHAPTMVVDGATLPVSDFVELNGFNLASHTTALEQSVLGKPHLLSALNGFALPNPIVCGKRSRSNSEASSLSSSTASATHHASVFSSDNEGSEAAFGSQTSVGEQTPSSRKSSIAQSFSHEQYEQLAAWRADMLAASKTASQSERQRCVKRIRHLEGKVVKLASDFVTAASQPAHPMPPTTAPTADAMQAVSAPSISPVSSSSSSSSTDGSKMALVDCLVDASCRTLDRIWNASTPAASCDLAKGKDALPLQLFVRETLRRGRTSCSTLQAALLYCVRLGQATENSKQLTLTQSTRAAGIDVQVETQAISPLHGMTKEELCLIRCPRRMFLASVITASKFVQDRCYSNRAWSKISGLPVKDLGKLERAFLKAIDYRLMVPEGDWEKWTAELKRAHAVQNAASTEVGDVAGSRSSLNRSQSDNITNAAVALDTELRAASPCQPSQVQPKYRRLSGAHQQMQQHQQLASSLVADIALPFPRAAAVASAEV, from the exons ATGCAGCCGTTCCCTTCTCACGCTCCGACCATGGTCGTCGACGGCGCTACTTTGCCCGTCTCAGACTTTGTTGAGCTCAATGGATTCAACCTGGCTAGCCACACCACCGCACTCGAGCAGTCGGTGCTTGGCAAGCCGCATCTCTTGTCTGCCCTCAATGGTTTTGCTCTACCAAACCCAATCGTGTGCGGCAAGCGTTCGCGATCCAACTCGGAAGCTtcctccttgtcctcgtCCACCGCATCGGCAACTCATCATGCCTCGGTCTTCTCTTCGGACAACGAAGGCTCCGAGGCGGCCTTCGGTTCGCAAACCAGCGTTGGCGAACAGACCCCTTCGTCTCGCAAGAGCTCTATAGCGCAGAGCTTCTCACATGAGCAGTATGAACAGCTTGCCGCCTGGCGGGCCGACATGCTTGCTGCATCGAAGACTGCATCGCAGTCTGAGCGTCAACGCTGCGTCAAACGCATCCGTCACCTTGAAGGCAAGGTCGTCAAGCTTGCCTCGGACTTTGTCACGGCCGCCTCGCAGCCAGCGCATCCTATGCCGCCGACCACCGCCCCCACTGCCGATGCTATGCAAGCTGTCTCTGCTCCCAGTATCTCTCCGGTatcttcctcttcctcctcgtcctcgaccgACGGCTCCAAGATGGCTCTTGTCGATTGTCTAGTTG ATGCCTCATGCCGGACTCTCGATAGAATTTGGAATGCCTCCACGCCCGCGGCCTCGTGTGATCTCGCCAAAGGCAAGGATGCTCTTCCCCTCCAACTCTTTGTGCGCGAAACGCTGCGTCGTGGACGCACTTCCTGCTCCACCTTGCAGGCTGCGCTGCTCTACTGCGTCAGGCTCGGCCAAGCCACGGAGAATTCAAAGCAGTTGACACTCACGCAGTCGACACGCGCTGCTGGTATCGATGTTCAAGTCGAGACACAAGCTATTTCTCCCCTGCACGGCATGACCAAGGAAGAGCTTTGCCTGATTCGATGTCCGCGTCGCATGTTCCTGGCATCGGTCATCACTGCCTCCAAGTTTGTTCAGGACCGTTGCTATTCCAACCGAGCCTGGTCCAAGATTTCGGGACTTCCCGTCAAGGacctcggcaagctcgagcgcgcctTTCTCAAAGCCATTGACTACCGTCTGATGGTGCCTGAGGGCGACTGGGAGAAGTGGACCGCAGAGCTCAAGCGTGCTCACGCGGTTCAAAATGCTGCCTCTACTGAGGTTGGCGACGTCGCTGGTAGCCGCAGCAGTTTGAACCGGTCGCAATCGGACAACATCACTAACGCTGCcgttgcgctcgacacGGAACTTCGTGCTGCGAGCCCTTGCCAACCCTCGCAGGTGCAGCCCAAGTATCGCCGTCTCAGCGGCGCACACCAGCAAAtgcaacagcaccagcagctcgcTTCGTCATTGGTCGCAGACATCGCTCTGCCTTTCCCTCGCGCAGCTGCCGTCGCATCTGCCGAGGTCTAA
- a CDS encoding uncharacterized protein (related to Ubiquinone biosynthesis protein COQ6 and COQ7) — MTRLARPITSSGPLASAAGSLSRAGRVSVTRSSSSQGLAASLQVQTGSLARPFRSYPYDHPATPWPARNDFASSSRLLTSAAPASAPTHAIDSDIVIVGGGVIGLNLACDLVASQAISSPAESGAHPITLVEASDLARLRSWTADRASHLSQSNASSSSAVDGLDWENRVISLTSENLDWLKRIGVYPYLVQHRLRPVNSMRVWDGLSDAVLDFDSSHLSSTAGSTSQISVMVEISNLQQAMLQFLEQGPGKGICSIKDNAKVESIVAGSKIEAGSSSVEQDPWPIVHLTTGDAIQARLLVGADGPNSPVRKYAGIGDYGWPYDRCGLVGTLRCRGAESGEPSVGYTAYQRFLPSGTIAFLPLSDSTASMVWTLEPQVAAALTLLHRDTTGSADEPLAKLVDAAFRLPWSHIERLFERVVAYSKYSHPVGTQRNWSWLAAEIPTEAEWVERGLGEPLPESGTGDVPPKVRSLDVKSVASFPLNLKHADAYLGASLNSSPLLPSGLLAGALAAVGLAPEGAGQGAGRGRTVLVGDAAHTIHPLAGQGLNLGIADVRSLSQTLRAALGAGADIGSYNALKGYARDRYWQNQKMLSAVDHLHWLYAGTPVPLAQQADGGKRQRERDGLAKTTAKEAVGRGVIWARSTGLEVINELGFVKNAFMRQAGSTTIARGAPWPSSTRPFSTHHSRGLHTSPRPRPVLVIDVFRSQVRPHASGPSARLASDAYINADASDTSTAATTSTPSLASLTPSQRRALRDMLRVDHSGEIAANTIYQGQADMFGALGDVKNRDLSIEMWQTEKKHLEVMRALLRQHNVRPSLLLPIWSTAGRVLGGVTALLGPRSAMACTEAVESVIGEHYDDQLKELKTILDGDGIEGGKRDEVHPSLPLLSDIIEEFRDDELEHLDTAVEHESQQAAGHALLSAVIAAGCRGAIWVASRV; from the coding sequence ATGACGAGATTGGCACGTCCCATCACATCCTCCGGCCCACTTGCATCAGCCGCAGGCTCACTTTCGCGGGCTGGCAGAGTCTCTGTCActcgatcctcgtcgagtCAAGGTCTGGCAGCCTCGCTTCAAGTGCAAACTGGCTCCCTGGCTCGTCCTTTTCGTTCTTATCCCTATGATCATCCTGCGACACCATGGCCAGCACGCAATGACTTCGCGTCGTCCAGCCGACTACTGACCTCAGCTGCTCCTGCATCAGCCCCAACACACGCTATCGACTCTGACATTGTCATCGTTGGCGGAGGCGTGATTGGTCTCAATTTGGCGTGCGACCTGGTCGCCTCTCAAGCCATCAGCTCACCAGCTGAATCAGGTGCTCACCCAATCACCCTGGTTGAAGCTTCTGATCTCGCCCGCCTCCGTAGCTGGACTGCCGACCGTGCAAGCCACCTCTCCCAGAGTAAcgcatcctcttcctccgcTGTAGATGGCCTCGATTGGGAGAACCGCGTCATCTCGCTTACATCTGAGAATCTCGACTGGCTCAAGCGCATCGGCGTATATCCTTACCTCGTACAGCACCGTCTTCGCCCAGTTAACTCGATGCGTGTTTGGGACGGTCTCTCCGATGCTGTGCTCGATTTCGATTCGAGTCATCTCTCGAGCACTGCAGGCTCCACGTCGCAGATCAGCGTCATGGTCGAGATTAGTAACCTTCAGCAAGCCATGCTACAGTTTCTCGAGCAAGGACCTGGCAAAGGTATTTGCTCCATCAAGGACAACGCCAAAGTCGAATCCATCGTCGCTGGCTCAAAGATCGAAGCAGGAAGTTCGTCTGTTGAGCAGGATCCCTGGCCGATTGTGCACTTGACGACGGGCGATGCTATCCAGGCGAGGCTGCTAGTTGGCGCAGATGGGCCTAACTCCCCAGTGCGCAAGTATGCTGGCATTGGCGACTACGGCTGGCCATATGACCGGTGCGGTCTCGTGGGGACGCTCCGATGTCGAGGCGCCGAGAGTGGAGAGCCAAGTGTGGGATACACTGCGTATCAGCGTTTCTTGCCCAGTGGCACCATCGCCTTCCTGCCGCTGTCCGACTCGACCGCATCCATGGTCTGGACGCTCGAGCCTCAAGTCGCAGCCGCTCTGACTCTCCTGCATCGCGACACGACTGGTTCTGCCGACGAgccgctcgccaagctAGTCGATGCGGCCTTCCGCCTCCCTTGGTCGCACATCGAGCGGTTGTTCGAACGCGTCGTAGCATATTCAAAGTACTCTCATCCTGTGGGGACACAGCGCAACTGGAGCTGGCTCGCCGCAGAGATTCCTACAGAAGCTGAATGGGTCGAACGAGGCTTGGGCGAGCCTTTGCCTGAAAGTGGAACCGGTGATGTACCACCCAAGGTTCGGTCGCTGGACGTGAAAAGTGTTGCAAGCTTCCCGCTCAATCTCAAGCACGCCGACGCCTACCTCGGTGCATCGCTCAACAGCTCGCCTCTCCTACCATCCGGCTTGCTCGCTGGAGCCCTGGCTGCAGTCGGACTTGCTCCCGAGGGTGCCGGGCAAGGTGCTGGTCGTGGACGTACCGTTCTCGTCGGCGATGCAGCGCATACGATCCACCCGCTTGCTGGACAAGGCCTCAATCTGGGTATTGCTGACGTTCGCTCGCTATCGCAGACGTTGCGCGCCGCATTGGGCGCAGGCGCCGATATCGGCTCGTACAATGCGCTCAAGGGGTACGCCAGGGATCGATACTGGCAGAACCAGAAGATGCTCTCCGCTGTAGATCATTTGCATTGGCTCTATGCTGGCACGCCTGTACCGCTTGCTCAGCAGGCGGATGGTGGAAAGCGGCAAAGGGAGAGAGATGGACTGGCCAAAACCACCGCCAAGGAGGCGGTCGGAAGGGGAGTAATTTGGGCCAGGAGCACGGGGTTGGAGGTGATCAACGAGCTCGGGTTTGTCAAGAATGCTTTTATGCGTCAAGCTGGTTCTACTACCATTGCTCGTGGCGCACCGtggccatcatcgacgCGCCCTTTTTCTACGCATCATAGTCGAGGTTTGCATACCTCGCCGAGACCCCGACCGGTCTTGGTGATAGACGTCTTCCGCTCACAAGTGCGGCCACACGCAAGCGGTCCTTCAGCGCGGCTTGCATCTGACGCATACATCAATGCCGACGCAAGCGACACCTCGACTGCAGCTACCACCTCCACCCCATCGCTCGCGTCGCTCACGCCATcgcaacgacgagctctACGCGATATGCTGCGGGTGGATCATTCGGGTGAAATCGCAGCCAATACAATCTATCAAGGCCAAGCGGACATGTTTGGTGCGCTCGGCGACGTCAAGAACCGCGATCTGTCGATCGAAATGTGGCAGACGGAGAAAAAGCATCTCGAGGTGATGCGCGCCTTGCTTCGACAGCACAACGTGCGACCTTCGCTGTTGTTGCCTATCTGGTCCACCGCCGGGAGGGTGCTGGGTGGTGTGACGGCATTGTTAGGGCCTCGAAGCGCCATGGCGTGCACCGAGGCAGTGGAAAGCGTGATTGGTGAGCATTACGATGATCAGTTGAAAGAGCTAAAGACGATCCTGGACGGGGATGGGATAGAAGGTGGAAAGCGCGACGAGGTGCACCCTTCACTTCCGTTGCTGTCGGATATCATCGAGGAGTTTAGAGACGACGAATTGGAACATCTCGATACAGCGGTCGAGCACGAATCGCAGCAGGCAGCAGGCCATGCCTTGTTGAGCGCGgtgattgctgctggttgTAGAGGCGCGATCTGGGTCGCTTCTAGGGTGTga
- a CDS encoding uncharacterized protein (related to SGV1 - Cyclin-dependent protein kinase): protein MALLESFDDALAATASKRSTTSPPALRVVGGNLCSTAIEWHSVQSNLTPHSHGLVSSVYRCSLSPCATWPFDHAASSSTQADSTLCRAASSADGLPGWVCIKRVEPDTQPRPHSVSREVALLSSLSHPNVAPLLAAILDESDPFGSVIDLVLPLYAATLEEVLAEPSLVPSLTVLSDTGEQVRAAKSIAHLWSDSVSSFIKDVSKQLLNGVAFLHVNAIAHRDIKPSNILLSHNGVVKIIDLATAYTTRRLRDPISTEPEGWVEGERANQMVCQVGTREFRAPELLFSPVGGYDAFAVDVWALGVTLAHFFTALTALGSSSHAIDMPCLDVEQQDERLPWQKAFESATALPSPTGSSSSSLFWEEEAPIAHHNLPRTASAYSRTPLFTPDKGDIGLAASIFHLLGLPTDVKDWPEAEHFQPPLHRLPFAATSGHGLLTAMPLFNAEPALTNLVHQVILPAITLSASKRPKASELVDALQP from the coding sequence AtggcgctgctcgaatcATTCGACGATGCTCTGGCAGCCACGGCATCCAAGCGCTCTACCACGTCACCGCCTGCTCTTCGCGTGGTCGGCGGAAACCTTTGTTCAACCGCCATCGAGTGGCACTCGGTGCAATCTAACTTGACACCCCACAGTCACGGCCTGGTCAGCTCGGTTTATCGTTGTTCTCTTTCTCCCTGCGCCACCTGGCCCTTTGATCACGCAGCCTCGTCCAGTACACAAGCCGACTCGACACTGTGCcgcgcagcatcgtctgcgGACGGCCTTCCAGGCTGGGTGTGCATCAAACGTGTCGAACCAGACACACAACCGCGTCCACATTCCGTGTCTCGCGAAGTCGCACTGCTCTCCAGCTTGTCACATCCCAACGTCGCTCCGCTACTAGCCGCAATCCTCGACGAATCAGATCCTTTCGGTTCAGTCATCGACCTCGTCCTTCCGCTCTACGCGGCAACGTTAGAGGAGGTGCTCGCAGAACCTTCACTCGTACCATCCCTCACAGTTCTGTCCGACACGGGTGAGCAAGTGAGGGCGGCAAAATCCATCGCCCACCTCTGGTCAGATTCGGTGTCCTCTTTTATTAAAGACGTGTCCAAACAGCTCTTGAATGGCGTCGCATTCCTACACGTGAATGCGATTGCACACAGGGACATAAAACCCTCCAATATCTTGTTGAGCCACAATGGCGTAGTCAAAATCATCGATTTGGCAACCGCCTATACTACTCGAAGGCTAAGAGATCCAATCTCGACCGAACCGGAAGGATGGGTGGAGGGTGAACGAGCAAACCAGATGGTATGCCAGGTGGGGACGCGCGAATTTCGAGCACCTGAGTTGCTCTTCTCGCCTGTCGGAGGGTATGATGCCTTTGCCGTAGATGTTTGGGCGCTCGGAGTCACTCTAGCCCACTTTTTCACCGCTCTCACCGCCCTTGGCTCCTCCTCGCACGCTATAGACATGCCATGCCTCGATGTGGAGCAGCAAGATGAGCGACTACCTTGGCAAAAAGCATTTGAATCCGCAACAGCCCTCCCTTCGCCCACTggctcctcctcctctaGTTTGTTCTGGGAAGAGGAAGCACCTATCGCTCACCACAATCTACCCAGAACAGCGTCCGCCTACAGTCGAACGCCACTCTTCACGCCAGACAAAGGAGATATCGGTCTAGCTGCCAGCATCTTCCACCTTCTCGGCCTGCCCACCGACGTCAAAGACTGGCCAGAAGCAGAGCACTTTCAACCACCGCTGCACAGGCTACCTTTTGCTGCTACCAGTGGCCACGGTTTGTTGACGGCCATGCCCTTGTTCAATGCCGAGCCAGCGCTAACCAACCTTGTACACCAAGTCATCCTGCCAGCCATCACCCTCTCGGCAAGCAAGAGACCAaaagcgagcgagctggtTGATGCTTTGCAACCATGA